The region GATGCCGTACTTCGGGTACTCCCGGTACCCGATGAAGGTTCGGACCCGGTCGATCATCCGCTTGGTCTCGTCCGCTTTCCGGTCCCCGTCCGGCAGGGCCCGCAAGCGGGACAGCACGTCCTGTTCCTTCTTCTCCGCCTTCTGCCGCCCTTGCTCGAAGCGCCGCTCGGCGGCGCCCGGCTCGAAGTTCCTGACGTTGTCGAGGATCACGGGCACGAGCGTGGTGGGGCGCTCGCGCCACCGTGGCCGCGTGATGTCGATCTCGCCGACACAGCGCATGCCGTACCGGTCGAGGTAGGACTCGATGGCGTCGCGCGCCTCGGCCCCGCCCACGAGCTTCGCCAGCTCGTCCAGGAAGGCATCGTCCTCGACGCACTCCACGCCCCGCAGGAACGCCACCACCTCCGGATGCGGGCGGATCACATCCGCCACATCGAGCAGCGCCAGTCCCATTTCCGACGTGACATTGTCGGGGGCGGACAGCGTGAGCGTGTCAGCCGCGTTCTTCTCGCCCAGCCACTCCCGCAGCGTGTCATTGAGCCACCAGGTGGCCTCCATCCCCGCCATGATCGCCTGCATGCTCAGCGGATCGCTGAGGACGCGCTTGTGCTCCTCGAAGGTCTCCAGCAGGAAGTCGAACAGCGCCGGTCCGGTCCTCGTCCGGATATCGCGCTCCAGGGCGGCGATGGACGTCCGGCTGCGCTCGATCAGCTCGGTGACGATGGCCGGATCGGTCTCGATCGGGGCGGACGCGCCACGCGCCGGGGGCCCTCCGAGACCCGCGTCCGGGAGCGACCGGACGAAATCGTCGCGGTCGAGGACGGTCTCCAGAGCGTCCCTGATCAGCGGATCGCCTCTCCCCACGACGTCCAGGAGGGCGGCGCGGCTCGCGGGCGAGGCCAGGCGCCGGGTGGCGTCGACGAACAGCCTTCCGCCGGCCTCGTGCATCGGCGCCATGGCCGTGAGCTGCCACACGGAGATCCCCAGAGGCCGCATGGGGTCGGTCATCATCTGCTGATGGCCCACGGAGAGGTAGACGTGATTCTCCTGGTCGCCGGTCTCGGGGATGGGGAAGAGGGTCGTGATCGGCCGGCTCTGCACGATCTGGAAGCCATCGTCGGCCAGACACCATTCGATGTCCTGCGGGCGGCCGAAGTGTGCTTCGATCCGCCGCCCGAGCTCCACGAGCCGTACGGCCTGCGCATCCGTCAGCGCCGGCTGCTCCTGCCGCCGCGAGTCGATCGGCACTTCCCGCGTACCGCCGGCGGGCAGGGGCTGAACGGCACGCTGCTTGGCGGAGATCGTCCTGGCGACGACTTCGCCGTGTCGCACCGTGAAGACGTCCGGGTTCACCAGGCCGGAGACCAGGGCCTCGCCGAGCCCGAAGCCGGCGTCCACGGTGGCCACCTTCCGGTTGCCCGTGACGGGGTCGGCCGTGAACAGGATGCCGGCCGCATGCGGGAAGACCATCTGCTGCACGACCACGGCCATGTGGACCGTACGGTGGTCGATGCCGTTCCGGTGACGGTAGGTCACGGCCCGCTCGGTGAACAGCGAGGCCCAGCACCGGCTGATGTGCTGGAGGATCGCCGTCGGCCCCACGACGTTCAGGTATGTGTCCTGCTGACCGGCGAAGGAGGCCGTCGGCAGGTCCTCCGCCGTCGCGCTGGATCGGACGGCGCAGGCGGCTTGTTCGCCGAGCCGGCCGACCGCGCGGGTGATCTCCGCCGCGAGATCGCCCGGGATGGCGATCCCTTCGACGGTCCGGCGAATCCGCGCGCTGAGCGTGCGGATCGCCTCCCGGTCGTCCGGGTCCACGCGCGACAACTGATCGAGGTGATCGTCGATCGACGGCGCTTCCGCCATGATCCGCCGGAAGGCGTCCGTCGTCACGCAAAAGCCACCCGGCACCCGGATACCTTCGATCCGCGACAGCCCGCCCAGGTGCGCGCCCTTGCCGCCGACGATCGTGACCTGCGTCTCGGCAACCTCTTGAAGATCCAAGACATACTGCTCACTCATCGCGAGACCGCCGAGACCGCCGAGACCACCGAGACCACCGAGACCTCCGAGGCAGCCGTGCTCCGTTGCACCGCGGGCCGGTCCCACCACTGGTTCGACGTCATCGCGTCCCCCATACGTCGACAACAACACACGTACGTCGTGCCCCCATTTCCGCAGGTTGTGGCATCGGCCGACGATTCTGCGCCGTGACCCGGGGCTTGCGGCAAGCCCCCCGGCGCGCTATACGTTGAAAGTGGCAAGGAGAGATTGTTTCTCCTTGCCTTTGCCTTTGCCTTTGCCGTCCATGGGAAGCGACAGGCTTCTCCCCGAAGCGGTGGCACGCCGCGTAGACGGTCGCCGTAGCTCATATAGGCCGACGCCCAGGGTTTCCCGGCAAGGGCGCGATTCTGGGCCGCCCGCGGCCCAACGGCCATGTCCTCAAGGTCACCGGAGCCCCGTCGGCCGGCTTCGCGGACGTCGCCCGCAGGAATGCCCACACCTGGGCCCTCCCGGCGGTGAACTCATGACCGCCCGCCCGGGTTTCGAGGCCCTGGCTCCCTTCTTCCGGATCGTCGCGGAGGGGCTGAGCGGGCTGGTCGACGGCGAGGACTTCTGCAACACGCTGGCCGAGGACACCGTCTTCGAGTACGTCATCTCCGTCCCCAGCTACCCACGGCGCATCGTGGGCCGGGAAGCCGTCGCGGAGCTCTACCGCGGCTATGGGGAAACGATGGTCCTGCACGGCTCCGACGAACTGGCGGTCCACCGGGACCGTGAAGCGTGATCGTCGTCCTCGAATACGCGGTCCACGGTCAAGCGGTCAGCGCGCGGCTACCTCGACTCGGTCGCCGTGTTCGACGCCGTCGGCCGGCCGACTCACCGCGAGTGAAAGCCGGAAGGTCCGGCGCCGTCCGCCGCGGGCGGCGCCGCATGGCGCAGTCGTGCCGGGTCGGCCCGGGTCAGGGCCGTCGGCGCGGCCAGCTGCCGGCCGGTCTCGTACGCCTCGGCGAAGCGCTCGTCTCCGAGCGCGGCCCGGCCGCGGCTGGTCAGCGTGCGGACCTGCGGATCGGTACGGTCGTGGGCACCCCGCAGGCGGGCCGCCGCGCCGAGCAGAACGGCCACGTCGAGGTAGCGCCCGTACAGCGCGGCAAGGCCGGCCACGAGCACCGCGACCATCGCCACGACCGGCATGTCCTTGCTGTCGACCGCCGCCGCGTACGCCCGGCCCAGCGCCTCCTCGGCGCCCGGCCCGTCGCCGAGTTCGAGACAGAGCGCGCCCCGCACCGCGCCGACCAACCCCTGCCCGTGGCCGCCGCCGAACGGGAACCGCACGGACAGCTCGGCCTCGGCCGACTCGACCAGCTCACGCGCCCGATCCAAGTCCCCGATCCCTACCCACAGGCCGGCCTCCCGCGCGTCGAGGAGAATCGCCATCTCGGGCGACGCCGAGCGCAGCGCGCGCTCCCGGGTCGCGGCGATCATCTCGGTCGCCCGTGCGGTCTCGCCGAACCGCACCTGCAGATCGATCCATCGCAGGTCGATGAAGATCTCGTCGCTGAGGCTGAGCGACCCGAACTCGCGGGCCAGCCGTTTCGCCTCGGTCAGGTCGGCCAGCGCGCCGTCGAGATCGCCGTCGTACTGCCGCAGCAGCGCGCGCAGCGGCAGCGCCCTGGCCAGGCCCCAGCGGTCGCCCGCCCGGGCGAAGCACTCCAGGGCGGCGGTCACATCGCCGCGGACCGGATCGAGGCGGCCCTCGGCCTCGGCGGACTGGGCCCGGAACATGTGGGCCAGTCCGGCCAGCCACACGTCCGGTCCGTCGACCAGCCGCTGGATGATCGTCGGCGACGCTCCGATCTCCTCCAGGGAGGCCAGCCCGGCCGCGGTCACAGCGCCGCCAATGCCGCCAATGCCGCCGGTGCCGCCAAAGCCACCAAAGCCGCCGAAGCCCGGCGACTCCGGCCGGCTCAGCAGCCGCTCGGTGAGCGCCCACAGCTCCTCGCGCCGCTCCCTGATCGAACCGAGGGCCGGCGCGCCCGGGATGGCGATGGTGTGGAGCAGCAGCATCCCCTCGGCGATGTCGCGCTCCGCACTCGGCCGCTCGGCCGGCAACGCGACCGCCTCGCCGAGCCAGTAGACCGCGTCGGAGTGGCGGCCGAGCATCTGCCAGTACCAGATCAGGTTCACCGCGAGCCCGATCGCGCCGTCGGCGCCGCCGGAGTCGCCCCTATCGCAGAGGCGGCGCAGGGCGGCGAGCACGTTGTCGTACTCGGCGCGCAGCACATGGAGCGCGTCCAGCTGCCCAGGACCGCGCAACAGCGGGTCCTGGCGGGCGACCAGCTCGGCGAAGTGGCGGGCCGCCAGGTCCCGCACGCCGGTCAGGGTGCCCCGCTCGGCCAGGCTCTCCAGGCCGTACTCGCGGATCGTCTCCAGCATCCGGTACCGGCCGGTGTCCGGCGCGAGTTGCAGCAACGACCGGTCGACCAGGCCCGCGAGCAGCTCCCGGATCTCGTCGGCCGGCACCGCGGTACCGGCACAGACCGCGGTGGCCGAGGCCGGCGTGACGCCGCCGGGCAGCACCGCGATCCGCTCCGCGACCGTACGCGCGTCCGCGTCGAGCAGGTCCCAGCTCCACGCGATGACCGCCCGCAGCGTGCGGTGGCGCGGGAAGGCGGTCCGATTGCCGGTGGTGAGCAGGCGGAACCGGTTGGACAGCCCGGCGGCCAGATCGGCCAGCGCGAGCGTTCGCAGGCGGGCCGCGGCCAGTTCGAGCGCGAGCGGCATGCCGTCCAGGCCGCGGACGATGCGCAGCACCTCGCCGAGGTTGGACGCGTCGACGTCGAACCCGGGCCGCACGGCCGCCGCCCGCTCGGTGAACAGGCGCACCGACGCCGTACGACGAGCCTGCCCGACGTCCGCGTCGGGCTCGGGCAGGGTGAGCGGGCCGAGCGGGACCAGCCCCTCGCCGTCGATCGCCAGCGGCTCCCGGCTAGTGGCCAGCACCCGCAGCCCGGCGCAGCGGGCCAGCAGCGCCGAGATCAGGTGCGCCACGGCGTCGATCAGATGCTCGCAGTTGTCGACCAGCAGCAGGCTCTCCCGGCCGGCGAGCTGGTCGACGAGTACGTCCGACTCCTCGCCCTCGACCCTCATCCGGGCCTCGAACATCGCGCCGCCGCGCAGCCCGATCGCGGCCAGCAGCGCCGCGCCCACCTTGGCCGGCTCGGTGACCGAGGCGAGGTCGATCAACCAGGTGCCGTCGCGGTACGCGTGGCGGCGACGGCGGGCAGCCTCGATGGCGAGGCGCGTCTTACCGGCGCCGCCGGGACCGAGCACGGTGACCAGGCGCCCGGCGGCGAGCAGCGTGTCGATCCGGGCGAGGTCGTCGTCACGCCCGATGAAACTGGTCAGCGGCGCGGGCAGGTTGGCCGGACTGGTCTGCTTGGCGGGGCTCGTCCGCTCGGCCGGACTGGTCGGCGCGGTGTCGGCGGCCGGGGCGGGCCGCTCGGCGCGCAGCAGGCGCAGATGGCGCTCCTGCAGGGCAGCGCCGGGGTCGGTGCCGAGGACGTCGGCCAGGGTTGCGCGGATCCGCTCGTACCGGGCCAGGGCCTCGGCCTGGCGGCCCTGGGCGGCGAGCGCGTCCATGAGCAGCGCGGCCGCCCGTTCGTGAACGGGGTGCTCGGCGAGCAAGGCGGTCAGGCGGGCGGCGGCCTCGTCGGCATGACCCAGGGAGAGCTCGGCCTCGGCGAGGTCGGCGACGGCCTCGACCGAGGCGTGGGCCAACCGGGTCGCGGCGGCGGGCGCGACCGCGGCGACGGCCGTGGGCTCGGCTCCGGGGTGGTCGTCCCATAGCGCCACGGCCTCGCCGAGCACGGCCGCCGCGGCATTCGGGTCGCCGGCCCGCAGGCGGGCACGGCCGTCGGCGGCGAGTTGCTCGAACCGCAGCGCGTCCACGTCGGCCGCGTCCACGTCCAGCCGGTAGCCACCCGCGACCTGCGCGACGGCGTCGGCCGAGCCGAGGGTCCGGCGCAGCCGCGAGACGAGGGTCTGCAGGGCGTGGGCGGGGCCGGCCGGCAGGTCCTCGGCCCAGATCGCGTCGATCAGGACGCCCTGCTCGACCGCGCGCCCACCGGCGAGCGCCAGCCGTACGACCAGACCCCGCGACCGGGCACCAGGAACGGGCAGGGCGGCGCCACCGCGCGACACCCGAAAGGCGCCGAGCAGCGTGACGCGAAGCGCACTCCCGTCCATCCCCCGATCTTCGCGCACGCGCCCTCGGATCCCCGCATCAGGGCAGTGCCCGCATCAGGGCGGCGCCTACATCAGGCCAGCGCCCGACGTTCGCCGTCCACGCCCGCACCGGATACGTGAACGCGGCGCCGAGACGGTGCGGGACCGTGCGGGACGGCAGTGTCAGCGCCACGTGCCCCCGTGTCAGCGCCGTGTGTGCCCCGTGTGAGCGGCCCGCGTCAGTCTTCCCGTGCCTGAAGACCACAGGCTTCGGAAGGTGAGTTCTGTCGTGCATGACGTAGTGATCGTGGGCGCCGGCCCGGTCGGTCTGTTCCTCGCCTGCGAGCTCGGCCTCGCGGGCTGCTCGGTCCTGGTGCTCGAACGGGAGCCGGAGCCCGGCTCCCCGTGGCGGGCGGAGCCGCTCGGGATGCGGGGCCTGTCCGCCGCTTCGGTCGAGGCGTTCTACCGCCGCGGGATGCTGCACCCGCTGCTGACGGCCTCGGGCGTCCACGACGATCCCGGCGCGGACGCCGACACCGACGAGCCGTCACCCCCGCGCGCCGCGGGCCACTTCGCCGGGATGGTGCTCGATCCGGCCAAGATCGACGTCGCCGCCCTGCCGTTCCGGCTTCCCAGCCCGGCACCGGAGGGCGTGCTGACGCACCTCGAAGCGGTCGAGGCGGTGCTGTCCGAGCGGGCGTCCAAGCTCGGCGTGGACATCAGGCGCGGCGTCACGGTCTCAGCCATCGCCCAGGACGAGGAGAGCGTGGTCGCGCAAGCGGGCGAGCATGAGTATCCGGCGCGCTGGCTCGTCGGCTGCGATGGCGGACGCAGTGCGGTGCGCGGGCTCGCGGGCTTCGCATTCGTCGGCACCGAGCCGCAGTTCACCGGCTACACCCTGCACGCCGCCATCGCCGATCCCGAGAAGCTGCGCCCCGGGTTCAACCTGACGCCGACCGGCATGTACATCCGGATGCCCGCGGAAGGGCACATCGGCATGACGGACTTCGACGGTGGCGCCTTCGACCGCTCGCAGCCGCCGACGCGCGACCATCTCCAGACCGTTCTGCGCCGAGTGTCCGGCACCGACGTGACACTGAGCGCCATCCATCTCGCCTCGACTTTCACCGATCGGGCGATGCAGACGACGACCTACCGGGCGGGCCGCGTCCTGCTCGCGGGCGACGCCGCTCATATCCACTCCCCCCTCGGCGGGCAGGGGCTCAACACCGGCCTCGGCGACGCCATGAATCTGGGATGGAAGCTCGCGGCGACCGTGCACGGGCACGCGCCGGACGGGCTGCTCGACACCTACACCCACGAGCGCCATCCGATCGGCGCGGCGGTGCTCGACTGGTCGCGCGCCCAGGTGGCGGCCATGCGGCCGGACCCGCATGGCCAGGCGATCCAAGCGGTGGTCCGCGACCTGCTCGGGACCCGTGACGGAACGACCTATGTGTTCCAGAAGGTGTCGGGATCGTCGGTCCGCTACGACCTCGGCAGCGAGCATCCACTCGTCGGCCGCAACGCCCCGGACCTCCGCCTTCAGGACGGCACACGTCTCGGCGACCTGATGCGGGACGGACAAGGCGTCGTGCTCGATTTCACCGTCGACCGATGCCTGCACGGCTCAGCGATGGG is a window of Streptomyces violaceusniger Tu 4113 DNA encoding:
- the rph gene encoding rifamycin-inactivating phosphotransferase, with protein sequence MSEQYVLDLQEVAETQVTIVGGKGAHLGGLSRIEGIRVPGGFCVTTDAFRRIMAEAPSIDDHLDQLSRVDPDDREAIRTLSARIRRTVEGIAIPGDLAAEITRAVGRLGEQAACAVRSSATAEDLPTASFAGQQDTYLNVVGPTAILQHISRCWASLFTERAVTYRHRNGIDHRTVHMAVVVQQMVFPHAAGILFTADPVTGNRKVATVDAGFGLGEALVSGLVNPDVFTVRHGEVVARTISAKQRAVQPLPAGGTREVPIDSRRQEQPALTDAQAVRLVELGRRIEAHFGRPQDIEWCLADDGFQIVQSRPITTLFPIPETGDQENHVYLSVGHQQMMTDPMRPLGISVWQLTAMAPMHEAGGRLFVDATRRLASPASRAALLDVVGRGDPLIRDALETVLDRDDFVRSLPDAGLGGPPARGASAPIETDPAIVTELIERSRTSIAALERDIRTRTGPALFDFLLETFEEHKRVLSDPLSMQAIMAGMEATWWLNDTLREWLGEKNAADTLTLSAPDNVTSEMGLALLDVADVIRPHPEVVAFLRGVECVEDDAFLDELAKLVGGAEARDAIESYLDRYGMRCVGEIDITRPRWRERPTTLVPVILDNVRNFEPGAAERRFEQGRQKAEKKEQDVLSRLRALPDGDRKADETKRMIDRVRTFIGYREYPKYGIISRYFVYKRALLAEAERLVRAGVLPEQEDIFYLTFQELHDVVRSHRVDDRLIQQRKDAFRSYHALTPPRVLTSDGEAVTGAYRRDDAPVGALIGLPVSAGTIEGRARVILDMAEADLEAGDILVTAFTDPSWSPLFVGIAGLVTEVGGLMTHGAVIAREYGLPAVVGVERATRLIRDGQRIRVHGTDGYVQILP
- a CDS encoding BTAD domain-containing putative transcriptional regulator, whose amino-acid sequence is MDGSALRVTLLGAFRVSRGGAALPVPGARSRGLVVRLALAGGRAVEQGVLIDAIWAEDLPAGPAHALQTLVSRLRRTLGSADAVAQVAGGYRLDVDAADVDALRFEQLAADGRARLRAGDPNAAAAVLGEAVALWDDHPGAEPTAVAAVAPAAATRLAHASVEAVADLAEAELSLGHADEAAARLTALLAEHPVHERAAALLMDALAAQGRQAEALARYERIRATLADVLGTDPGAALQERHLRLLRAERPAPAADTAPTSPAERTSPAKQTSPANLPAPLTSFIGRDDDLARIDTLLAAGRLVTVLGPGGAGKTRLAIEAARRRRHAYRDGTWLIDLASVTEPAKVGAALLAAIGLRGGAMFEARMRVEGEESDVLVDQLAGRESLLLVDNCEHLIDAVAHLISALLARCAGLRVLATSREPLAIDGEGLVPLGPLTLPEPDADVGQARRTASVRLFTERAAAVRPGFDVDASNLGEVLRIVRGLDGMPLALELAAARLRTLALADLAAGLSNRFRLLTTGNRTAFPRHRTLRAVIAWSWDLLDADARTVAERIAVLPGGVTPASATAVCAGTAVPADEIRELLAGLVDRSLLQLAPDTGRYRMLETIREYGLESLAERGTLTGVRDLAARHFAELVARQDPLLRGPGQLDALHVLRAEYDNVLAALRRLCDRGDSGGADGAIGLAVNLIWYWQMLGRHSDAVYWLGEAVALPAERPSAERDIAEGMLLLHTIAIPGAPALGSIRERREELWALTERLLSRPESPGFGGFGGFGGTGGIGGIGGAVTAAGLASLEEIGASPTIIQRLVDGPDVWLAGLAHMFRAQSAEAEGRLDPVRGDVTAALECFARAGDRWGLARALPLRALLRQYDGDLDGALADLTEAKRLAREFGSLSLSDEIFIDLRWIDLQVRFGETARATEMIAATRERALRSASPEMAILLDAREAGLWVGIGDLDRARELVESAEAELSVRFPFGGGHGQGLVGAVRGALCLELGDGPGAEEALGRAYAAAVDSKDMPVVAMVAVLVAGLAALYGRYLDVAVLLGAAARLRGAHDRTDPQVRTLTSRGRAALGDERFAEAYETGRQLAAPTALTRADPARLRHAAPPAADGAGPSGFHSR
- a CDS encoding FAD-dependent oxidoreductase gives rise to the protein MHDVVIVGAGPVGLFLACELGLAGCSVLVLEREPEPGSPWRAEPLGMRGLSAASVEAFYRRGMLHPLLTASGVHDDPGADADTDEPSPPRAAGHFAGMVLDPAKIDVAALPFRLPSPAPEGVLTHLEAVEAVLSERASKLGVDIRRGVTVSAIAQDEESVVAQAGEHEYPARWLVGCDGGRSAVRGLAGFAFVGTEPQFTGYTLHAAIADPEKLRPGFNLTPTGMYIRMPAEGHIGMTDFDGGAFDRSQPPTRDHLQTVLRRVSGTDVTLSAIHLASTFTDRAMQTTTYRAGRVLLAGDAAHIHSPLGGQGLNTGLGDAMNLGWKLAATVHGHAPDGLLDTYTHERHPIGAAVLDWSRAQVAAMRPDPHGQAIQAVVRDLLGTRDGTTYVFQKVSGSSVRYDLGSEHPLVGRNAPDLRLQDGTRLGDLMRDGQGVVLDFTVDRCLHGSAMGWESRLRYVAGPARNDLGSGAVLVRPDGVVAWAGDRHPDRAAFERAAVPWFGSPVA